Proteins encoded by one window of Myxococcus guangdongensis:
- a CDS encoding HAD family hydrolase — MRRLAVLGLDGTLTPDTLGGLLVRELMARGVCDGDVGREFLAAVDRHDSGGQDFFGAVSDVHRGWERLFAGVAVPSVERAAEDVWAQARGRLFGFVRPLLQRLEAEGFLVALVSGGPIEMVNLVAQDLGIDVYRGAQMSIQRNRYTGQLLQGPGRSGGKPGILHELVALHQASLERSFAMGNSLSDAEILALVGFPLAFEPSAELADLAVSRGWSRVDRHDVLHVLPVLLAGAQGGEGVPSS, encoded by the coding sequence ATGAGAAGACTCGCGGTGCTCGGCCTGGATGGGACGCTCACTCCGGACACGCTCGGGGGATTGCTGGTGCGCGAGCTGATGGCGCGCGGTGTCTGTGATGGAGACGTGGGGCGCGAGTTCCTGGCGGCCGTCGACCGCCATGACTCGGGTGGGCAGGACTTCTTCGGCGCCGTCTCGGATGTCCATCGGGGCTGGGAGCGGCTGTTCGCGGGCGTGGCGGTCCCCAGCGTCGAGCGCGCGGCGGAGGATGTCTGGGCCCAGGCGCGAGGCCGCTTGTTCGGGTTCGTCCGGCCGCTCCTCCAGAGGCTCGAGGCGGAGGGGTTCCTGGTGGCCCTCGTCTCCGGGGGGCCCATCGAGATGGTGAATCTGGTCGCGCAGGACCTGGGCATCGACGTGTACCGGGGCGCGCAGATGTCCATCCAACGCAATCGCTATACGGGACAGCTGCTCCAGGGGCCCGGTCGCAGCGGAGGCAAGCCCGGCATCCTCCATGAGCTGGTGGCCCTCCACCAGGCCTCGCTGGAGCGCTCCTTCGCGATGGGCAACTCCCTCTCCGACGCGGAGATCCTCGCGCTGGTGGGCTTCCCGCTGGCGTTCGAGCCCTCGGCGGAGCTGGCGGACCTGGCGGTGAGTCGTGGGTGGAGTCGTGTCGACCGGCACGACGTGCTGCATGTGCTCCCGGTGCTCCTCGCGGGTGCGCAGGGTGGGGAAGGTGTTCCCAGCTCGTGA